A window of the Xiashengella succiniciproducens genome harbors these coding sequences:
- the prfA gene encoding peptide chain release factor 1: MAINSSLLDKLEVIRLRFEEISTQITDPEVISDNKRYVKLNKEYKELEELVQVSKEYKNLLENIKNTKQILKEEKDEEMRDMAKEELDEMEERLPALEEEIKILLLPSDPEDAKNAVVEIRAGAGGDEACLFAGELFRMYVKYCESKNWKVEVTNTSEGTAGGFKEIVFNVTGNGVYGILKYESGVHRVQRVPQTETQGRVHTSAATVAVLPEAEEFDVVIRNEDIRKDTYCSSGPGGQSVNTTYSAIRLTHIPTGIVVTCQDQKSQLKNLDKAMIELRTRIYNLEYQKRMDEIASKRKTMVSSGDRSAKIRTYNFPQGRVTDHRINFTVYNLPAIMDGEIDTIIHKLQMEENAERLKAAEA, encoded by the coding sequence ATGGCAATTAATAGTTCTTTATTAGATAAGCTTGAAGTTATCAGGCTTCGTTTCGAGGAAATTAGTACTCAAATTACCGACCCAGAGGTTATATCGGATAACAAGAGATATGTAAAGCTCAACAAAGAGTACAAGGAATTGGAAGAACTGGTACAGGTATCCAAGGAATACAAGAATCTTTTGGAGAATATTAAGAATACAAAGCAGATTCTCAAGGAGGAGAAGGACGAGGAGATGCGTGATATGGCAAAGGAAGAGCTTGATGAAATGGAAGAAAGACTTCCGGCTCTGGAAGAGGAAATCAAAATTCTGCTTCTGCCCTCCGATCCGGAAGATGCCAAGAATGCTGTTGTTGAAATCAGGGCCGGTGCCGGTGGTGATGAAGCCTGTTTGTTTGCCGGCGAGCTCTTCAGAATGTATGTAAAGTATTGTGAGTCCAAAAACTGGAAGGTGGAGGTAACCAACACATCTGAGGGAACTGCAGGTGGTTTCAAGGAAATAGTATTTAATGTTACAGGCAACGGAGTGTATGGTATTCTGAAGTATGAATCGGGTGTTCACCGTGTGCAACGGGTACCACAAACTGAAACACAGGGACGTGTTCATACCTCTGCAGCTACTGTTGCAGTGCTTCCCGAAGCCGAGGAGTTTGATGTTGTTATCCGTAACGAGGATATCCGCAAGGATACCTACTGCTCATCAGGTCCGGGCGGACAGTCAGTCAACACAACCTACTCAGCTATTCGATTGACACACATTCCAACTGGTATCGTTGTTACCTGCCAGGACCAGAAGTCACAGCTTAAGAACCTTGATAAGGCAATGATAGAGCTGCGTACACGTATATACAATCTGGAGTATCAAAAGCGCATGGATGAGATTGCATCCAAGCGTAAGACCATGGTCTCGTCAGGTGACCGTTCAGCCAAGATCAGGACATATAACTTCCCTCAGGGACGTGTAACTGACCACCGTATCAACTTTACAGTCTACAACCTACCTGCAATAATGGATGGTGAAATTGATACCATTATCCACAAGTTGCAGATGGAAGAAAACGCCGAAAGACTTAAAGCTGCCGAGGCTTAA
- a CDS encoding OmpA family protein, with the protein MKHNTTPQFIFFLLLIALCLAACSPVSKLDRARKTYDIGEYYRAIPTLNKIYRSEKNQYYKGEASFYMAESYRHINQPRKAASAYGRAVRYNYNKNEAKLQQARQLLKLEEYEDALKLFDEYLKEAPGRQLAYNGQTSAKLGLNPPTLTRYQVEPIKKLSSKNSDYAPYLDPTDPSQIYFSSMRMAGKKRKKLNRITGQGSSAIYTSILNSRGEWQDPELFLNQNMDGSFEDGTFSMTSDGKTVYFTRTRYEKSQPMAAEIWMTQSMGGRWSEPVEVELGPDSVVFAHPALTPDGNTMYFVSDMKGSIGGKDIWKVDKHGDSWGTPVNLGTEINTEGDELFPYIRENGVLYFSSDGLPGFGGLDIFIAEPQDDGRWKVSNMGRPINSSADDLGITFYKNREAGFISSSRGNAKGYESIYSFNLPQIQPLASGTVRLSGNEALPRNAVVKIVGTDGTNTKINIDPSGSFSMLLKPDTEYSLLVSVPGYLNHSERISTLGIKESKQYSLDITLTSVGAPMILSTLQFDTGSAAIKSEAEKELSQIIDILNNNPDLKIEISAHTEASGNQDTDLQLSKQRADAVYQYLTDKGIDGNRLSSRGAGSSEPFKVDAKTASKHAFLRENDVLTEQFIQRLNRADQRNAVKLNNRVEFTIIR; encoded by the coding sequence ATGAAGCATAATACTACTCCACAGTTTATATTTTTTCTTCTTTTGATTGCCTTATGCCTGGCAGCCTGCTCACCTGTAAGTAAGCTGGATAGAGCCAGAAAGACTTACGACATAGGTGAGTATTACCGTGCGATTCCAACCCTCAACAAGATTTATCGTAGCGAGAAAAACCAGTATTATAAGGGAGAGGCTTCATTCTATATGGCTGAGAGTTACCGCCATATCAACCAGCCACGCAAAGCAGCATCTGCCTATGGACGGGCAGTGAGGTACAATTACAACAAGAATGAGGCAAAATTGCAGCAGGCACGTCAACTTCTGAAACTGGAAGAATATGAAGATGCTCTTAAGCTCTTCGATGAGTATCTGAAGGAGGCACCTGGAAGACAACTGGCATACAATGGACAGACTTCTGCCAAACTGGGACTAAACCCACCGACTCTTACCCGTTATCAGGTGGAGCCGATAAAAAAGCTCAGTTCGAAGAATAGTGATTACGCTCCCTATCTTGACCCTACGGATCCTTCGCAGATTTATTTCTCGTCAATGCGGATGGCTGGCAAGAAGCGTAAAAAACTTAACCGGATCACAGGTCAGGGATCTTCTGCTATTTATACCTCTATTCTCAATTCAAGAGGAGAATGGCAGGACCCGGAACTTTTCCTGAATCAAAATATGGACGGCTCCTTCGAGGACGGAACCTTTAGCATGACTTCAGACGGCAAGACTGTTTATTTTACCCGTACTCGTTATGAAAAATCACAGCCCATGGCTGCTGAGATATGGATGACTCAAAGTATGGGAGGACGCTGGTCTGAACCTGTGGAAGTGGAACTGGGGCCCGACTCTGTTGTATTTGCCCATCCTGCATTAACTCCCGATGGTAATACGATGTATTTTGTCTCAGATATGAAAGGTAGCATTGGTGGCAAGGATATCTGGAAGGTGGATAAACACGGGGACTCATGGGGAACTCCGGTAAATCTGGGAACTGAAATAAATACCGAAGGGGATGAATTATTTCCCTATATCAGGGAGAATGGAGTGCTTTACTTCAGTTCTGACGGTCTACCCGGTTTTGGTGGACTAGATATCTTTATTGCCGAGCCACAGGACGATGGACGCTGGAAAGTTAGTAATATGGGACGCCCCATCAACTCAAGTGCAGATGATCTGGGTATCACCTTCTACAAAAACAGGGAAGCCGGTTTTATATCATCATCACGTGGAAATGCCAAAGGTTATGAAAGTATATATAGTTTCAACCTGCCTCAGATCCAACCATTAGCATCAGGTACAGTCCGTCTTTCTGGAAATGAAGCACTACCTAGAAATGCTGTTGTCAAGATTGTTGGTACGGACGGGACCAACACCAAGATAAATATAGACCCCTCAGGTTCATTCAGCATGCTACTCAAGCCCGACACTGAGTATTCACTTTTGGTCTCTGTACCAGGCTACCTTAACCATAGTGAGCGGATTAGCACATTAGGAATTAAGGAAAGTAAACAATACTCTCTAGATATCACACTCACCAGCGTTGGAGCTCCAATGATACTCAGCACCCTGCAGTTTGATACCGGTTCTGCAGCTATCAAATCAGAAGCAGAAAAGGAACTGTCACAGATTATAGATATCCTGAATAATAATCCTGATCTAAAAATAGAGATAAGTGCGCATACAGAGGCATCAGGAAACCAGGATACAGACCTTCAACTGTCAAAGCAGAGAGCTGATGCCGTTTATCAATACCTGACTGATAAAGGCATTGACGGAAACAGACTATCTTCCAGAGGTGCCGGCAGCAGCGAGCCCTTTAAAGTGGATGCCAAAACAGCCTCTAAACATGCTTTCCTGCGTGAGAATGATGTACTTACAGAGCAGTTCATACAAAGGCTTAATCGTGCAGATCAGAGAAATGCAGTGAAACTCAACAATCGTGTTGAGTTTACCATTATCAGATAG
- the lpdA gene encoding dihydrolipoyl dehydrogenase, with amino-acid sequence MEKYDLIVIGSGPGGYVTAIRASQLGRKTAIVEKAELGGVCLNWGCIPTKALLKSAQVFEYLNHASDYGITIQGKANADFSAIIKRSRDVAAGMSKGVQFLMKKNKIDIIQGTGKLTKDKKVEVTGADGKKTTYDAPHIVLATGARSRELPNLPQDGKKIIGYRQALTLDKQPASMVVVGSGAIGSEFAYFYNAIGTKVTLVEYLDNIVPLEDEEVSKQLATSFKKAGIDVMTGSEVTSVDTSGTKVKVTIKSKKGKEEQIEADIVLSAVGITPNIENIGLEEAGVVVEKGRVKVDEFYRTSVPGIYAIGDIVPGQALAHVASAEGIICVEKIAGHNPEPLNYNNIPGCTYTSPEVASVGYTEKAAKEAGYELKIGKFPYSASGKASAAGQKDGFIKLIFDAKYGELIGAHMIGANVTEMIAEIVVARKLETTGHELLKAVHPHPTMSEAIMEAAAAAYGEVIHL; translated from the coding sequence ATGGAAAAATATGACTTGATAGTAATCGGGAGTGGTCCCGGAGGATATGTAACCGCCATCAGAGCTTCCCAACTGGGTCGTAAGACTGCTATCGTTGAGAAAGCCGAACTGGGAGGTGTGTGTTTGAACTGGGGATGTATCCCGACGAAGGCTCTTCTTAAGAGTGCACAGGTCTTCGAATATCTGAACCATGCATCCGATTACGGTATTACAATACAAGGTAAGGCTAATGCTGACTTCTCTGCTATTATCAAAAGAAGCCGTGATGTTGCTGCCGGTATGAGTAAGGGCGTTCAGTTCCTGATGAAGAAAAACAAGATTGACATCATCCAGGGTACTGGAAAGCTTACAAAAGACAAGAAGGTTGAGGTAACAGGGGCTGATGGCAAGAAAACTACTTACGATGCTCCTCATATCGTTTTAGCTACAGGTGCAAGGAGCAGGGAACTGCCAAACCTGCCACAGGATGGTAAGAAAATCATTGGTTACAGACAGGCCCTGACTCTTGACAAACAGCCTGCATCTATGGTGGTTGTAGGTTCAGGTGCCATCGGTAGTGAGTTTGCATATTTCTACAATGCTATAGGTACCAAGGTAACCCTTGTGGAATACCTTGACAACATTGTTCCCCTCGAAGATGAGGAGGTATCAAAGCAACTTGCTACTTCATTCAAGAAGGCAGGTATTGATGTAATGACAGGATCTGAAGTAACCTCAGTTGATACCTCTGGTACTAAGGTTAAGGTAACAATCAAGAGCAAGAAAGGCAAAGAAGAACAGATTGAGGCTGACATCGTACTTTCAGCAGTTGGCATCACACCAAATATTGAAAATATTGGTCTTGAAGAAGCAGGAGTTGTTGTCGAAAAAGGTCGTGTCAAAGTTGATGAATTCTACCGTACTTCGGTTCCCGGTATCTATGCCATCGGTGATATAGTTCCCGGCCAGGCACTTGCACACGTTGCATCTGCTGAAGGTATTATATGTGTAGAAAAGATTGCCGGTCATAATCCAGAACCACTCAACTACAACAATATTCCGGGATGTACCTATACTAGTCCGGAAGTAGCATCAGTTGGTTATACCGAAAAAGCAGCTAAAGAAGCCGGTTATGAACTTAAGATTGGTAAGTTCCCCTACTCTGCTTCAGGTAAGGCAAGTGCTGCCGGACAAAAAGACGGCTTTATAAAACTGATCTTCGATGCCAAATATGGAGAACTGATAGGTGCTCATATGATTGGTGCGAATGTAACTGAAATGATTGCTGAAATAGTGGTAGCTCGTAAGCTGGAGACTACTGGCCATGAGTTATTAAAGGCCGTACACCCTCACCCCACTATGTCGGAAGCAATTATGGAAGCTGCTGCAGCTGCCTATGGCGAAGTTATACACTTGTAA
- a CDS encoding AIR synthase related protein, which produces MSTESRYNQRGVSASKEDVHSAIRNLDKGLFPKAFCKIVPDILGGDEEWCNIMHADGAGTKSSLAYIYWRETGDLSVWKGIAQDAVIMNIDDLLCVGATDNILLSSTIGRNKNLIPGEVISAIINGTEEVLQMLRDNGIPIWSTGGETADVGDLVRTVIVDSTVVCRMKRKDVISNHNIQDGDVIVGLSSYGRATYEDEYNGGMGSNGLTSARHDMFAHYLAAKYPESFDSAVPEDLIYSGPHKLTEKIEELGVDAGKLVLSPTRTYAPVIKKILENLRPNIHGMVHCSGGAQTKVLHFVDKVHVIKDNLFDIPPLFAMIQKASGTPWAEMYKVFNMGHRMEIYIKPEFAQEVIDISKSFNIEAKVIGRVEKAESPRLTIRSGFGEFFY; this is translated from the coding sequence GTGAGTACCGAATCGCGATATAATCAAAGAGGGGTTTCTGCTTCCAAAGAAGATGTCCACTCGGCCATCAGGAACCTTGACAAGGGCCTTTTCCCAAAGGCCTTCTGCAAGATTGTGCCGGATATCCTTGGAGGCGACGAGGAATGGTGCAATATAATGCATGCTGACGGAGCAGGAACCAAATCATCACTGGCATATATTTACTGGCGTGAAACAGGTGACCTGTCCGTATGGAAGGGAATCGCTCAGGATGCTGTAATAATGAACATTGATGACCTCCTGTGCGTCGGTGCCACCGACAATATTCTGCTTTCATCCACTATCGGTCGTAATAAAAACCTGATACCCGGAGAGGTTATCTCTGCTATTATTAATGGGACAGAGGAAGTTTTGCAGATGTTGCGTGACAATGGTATCCCGATCTGGTCAACTGGAGGTGAAACTGCTGATGTAGGTGACCTTGTCCGTACAGTGATTGTTGACTCAACCGTGGTATGCAGGATGAAAAGAAAGGATGTAATATCCAACCACAATATTCAGGATGGTGATGTAATCGTGGGATTGTCATCATACGGCCGAGCCACATACGAAGATGAATACAACGGCGGTATGGGTTCCAACGGCCTGACTTCGGCCAGACATGATATGTTTGCCCACTACCTTGCTGCAAAATATCCGGAAAGTTTTGATTCAGCTGTACCTGAAGATCTAATCTACTCAGGACCACACAAACTAACCGAAAAGATTGAGGAACTGGGAGTTGATGCTGGTAAACTGGTGCTCTCCCCTACCCGTACCTATGCCCCGGTTATCAAGAAGATTCTGGAAAACTTAAGACCAAATATCCATGGTATGGTTCACTGCTCGGGTGGTGCACAAACCAAGGTGCTTCACTTTGTCGACAAGGTCCATGTTATCAAGGACAACCTATTTGACATACCTCCATTGTTTGCTATGATACAGAAAGCTTCAGGCACCCCCTGGGCTGAGATGTACAAGGTCTTCAACATGGGACACAGAATGGAAATTTACATCAAGCCTGAATTTGCTCAGGAAGTTATAGACATCTCAAAATCCTTCAATATAGAAGCCAAAGTGATAGGCAGAGTTGAGAAGGCTGAAAGCCCCAGATTGACAATCCGCAGCGGCTTCGGCGAATTCTTTTATTAG
- a CDS encoding AI-2E family transporter, translated as MSNSPERKFVIPWYLKITTILLGLILLVVIMQQAKSILVPILISGLLAILFSPVASWLEARRVGKTWSALLSLVTMLALIGGVIFFFYNQALRFSADLAGIEERIGELVVVINNFLAEYIDGVVPISVDNIKEVIINQLAKNANILSQGIMATAETLTLLFIIPIYVFLFIFYRRFIIEFFLKAFPNKHETKVTTAIANIRTVVQKYIKGAFIVILILSVLNFTALSIIGIKHALLFAVFAGFLNVIPYVGPIIGSTLPIAYALLTTDSLWYPIAVFASFYVIQTIEGNFLTPKITGSQVSLNPLMTIIALFVGNFIWGLAGMILFVPGLAILKVIFDEIEGMEAYSFLLSTVKGGRRRSLKEQTMIAKLKNVLSMKKNNP; from the coding sequence ATGAGCAACTCCCCTGAAAGAAAATTTGTAATACCATGGTATCTGAAGATTACCACGATACTATTAGGTCTGATTCTACTTGTTGTAATTATGCAACAGGCAAAGTCCATCCTTGTACCAATTCTAATATCTGGCTTACTGGCGATACTATTCAGTCCTGTGGCCTCCTGGCTGGAGGCCAGGAGGGTTGGTAAAACATGGTCTGCGTTGTTAAGTTTGGTAACCATGCTGGCACTTATTGGTGGAGTGATATTCTTCTTTTATAACCAGGCTCTTAGATTCTCGGCTGATCTGGCAGGTATTGAAGAGCGTATTGGTGAACTGGTGGTTGTAATCAACAACTTTCTGGCTGAGTATATTGACGGGGTTGTTCCAATTTCAGTCGACAATATCAAGGAGGTCATAATTAATCAGTTAGCCAAGAATGCAAATATTCTCTCTCAGGGCATAATGGCAACGGCAGAAACCCTTACCCTCCTGTTTATAATACCCATCTATGTATTTCTGTTTATCTTCTACAGACGCTTTATTATCGAATTCTTCCTTAAAGCATTTCCTAACAAGCATGAGACCAAGGTTACAACAGCCATAGCCAATATAAGGACTGTTGTACAGAAATACATAAAGGGTGCCTTTATTGTGATATTAATACTTTCAGTTCTGAATTTCACAGCACTTTCGATTATTGGAATTAAACATGCTCTACTGTTTGCGGTTTTTGCCGGCTTTTTGAATGTCATCCCTTATGTGGGTCCCATTATTGGATCAACTCTTCCTATTGCCTATGCACTGCTTACAACCGATTCGCTGTGGTATCCCATTGCTGTGTTTGCCTCCTTCTATGTTATCCAGACAATAGAAGGCAATTTCCTTACACCCAAGATCACTGGTTCACAGGTGTCATTAAATCCCCTGATGACCATTATCGCTTTGTTTGTAGGTAATTTTATATGGGGACTTGCAGGTATGATTCTCTTTGTTCCGGGACTTGCAATACTTAAGGTTATCTTCGACGAAATAGAAGGAATGGAAGCATACAGCTTCCTGCTAAGCACCGTAAAAGGCGGCAGGAGACGCTCTCTTAAGGAACAAACGATGATCGCGAAACTAAAAAATGTACTGAGTATGAAAAAGAATAATCCTTGA
- a CDS encoding hybrid sensor histidine kinase/response regulator transcription factor, translated as MLFYNQWKIALFLFLISSSCYTTVEGTRFDDRNFYNINDIYGISFRGANSVVEDADGFIWVSSKTGILRLTEHDLRSYGLPFKTPDAITISLVYGSSGLFAFSNNGQFFKYNTILDRFDFYLDVRDYLGDRHLHIRSALVDSENVLYIPTSSGLYSYDQDRGYVLVSGQMQDAGYVEWQDEDHFFFATAEGIHLINKHNYVTKTFPFKGLSDNSSISRMYYDKEKYRLWTGTIAGTLMYLDIKRGDIRVAVNNQLPKQPVLAVEVSSDTTLLLGFDGQGLWEVNRETTEVYKVYREDADNPLSLDGNGVYDIYRASNNRVWVCTYSGGLSFFGQSDAGVMRIRHVVNNPNSLINNVINDIFQDEDGKVWFATNNGLSRWDPHTNVWHNFLKRDKEQALIILSVYGDSQGKIWAGTWSEGIYTLDRKSGRVLDHYFTPGDGNLDLGDFIFDITEDSSGDLWIAGVVERVLRYDRANRHLVEYNEEPVYVLKELNTEEMLLGCTYGLVKLNKQTRQMERLINGYIINDILVEDRKVWCCTSGGGLLSIDLNTREEVLYSVDNGLPSNFLNSILRLGDYFWLGTENGLCRFDPASGQVTTYSSILRLSNASFNPRAAFVLQDGRLIFGTNLGAILFNPDELKPSDEQGEIFLQNIFVAGRTIRDSEVYDLVVPVDKLEKLNVDYNQTVTIEIVAKGTIGPETKISWMIEGMDEHWSEPSLNRMLTFTNLPSGTHNLKIRLFNSSLSQIIDERSLLLSVDPPFWSTWWFLTFIFVGASAIIFFSVRYHISLLEKLHSEEKISYFANMAHEIRTALTLISGPVEELRKEGSYTERGKYYLDLASSQIMGLLKLATRLLDFQKFDRKKHQLKFSKFDVVSLIFQRISMFETYARSNDISLDFQSNTESCEAVADVDLVSQVFDNLISNAIKYSKKGGKVEIRFTAEKRQWVFSVRDYGIGISEKGQKHLFKEFYRSDNAVNSEILGSGIGLLMVRNIVERHLGKVWFESRENKGSVFVVEMPYLFDMAPETESMDPVAASDSPVEKILGNFSAEDSSIEKHSSILVVEDNDKLRNFMYAALSSEFTVRTMANGKEAWDYIKQELPDLVISDVLMPEMDGFELCRLIKSGYETSHIPVILLTALSEKSDQMHGIGLGADAYVTKPFDMTLLIRQISTIISNRNLMRERLLDPVSDEATEGPLLENDLNEQFVRRAMQVVRDNMSNPEFGKDDFASQMNVSGSLLYKKVKSLTGLSPTDLIKSARMKKAMDLLITKRYTITEVSEMCGFSSVAYFSTVFRKHYGKPPSEFLL; from the coding sequence ATGTTGTTTTATAATCAATGGAAGATTGCTCTCTTCCTGTTCCTGATATCATCCTCCTGCTATACCACTGTTGAAGGTACCAGGTTTGATGACAGGAATTTCTATAATATAAATGACATATACGGGATTTCATTCCGGGGGGCAAACTCCGTTGTTGAAGATGCAGATGGGTTTATCTGGGTTTCTTCAAAGACAGGGATACTCAGGTTGACCGAGCATGATCTCAGGTCATATGGACTTCCTTTCAAGACCCCTGATGCTATAACAATATCTCTTGTATATGGCAGTAGCGGGCTGTTTGCTTTTTCCAACAATGGCCAGTTTTTTAAGTATAACACCATACTCGACCGTTTTGATTTTTACCTGGATGTAAGGGATTATCTGGGTGATCGTCACTTACATATCAGGAGTGCCCTTGTTGATTCTGAGAATGTGTTGTACATCCCAACGTCTTCAGGACTTTATAGTTATGATCAAGATAGGGGATACGTGCTTGTAAGCGGGCAGATGCAGGATGCCGGTTATGTAGAGTGGCAGGATGAGGATCATTTCTTTTTTGCGACGGCTGAGGGTATTCATCTGATTAACAAACATAATTATGTGACCAAGACTTTCCCGTTTAAGGGACTCTCTGACAACTCCTCAATATCCAGAATGTACTATGATAAGGAGAAATATAGATTGTGGACAGGGACGATAGCAGGTACTCTGATGTACCTTGATATAAAAAGAGGAGACATAAGAGTAGCAGTCAACAACCAACTTCCAAAGCAGCCTGTTCTGGCTGTGGAGGTCAGCAGCGATACTACGCTGCTGCTGGGCTTTGATGGTCAGGGACTGTGGGAGGTAAACAGGGAAACCACTGAAGTCTATAAAGTTTACAGGGAAGATGCGGACAACCCTCTTTCCCTTGATGGCAACGGAGTCTATGATATTTACCGTGCCAGTAATAACCGGGTTTGGGTTTGCACCTATAGCGGTGGACTCTCATTCTTTGGACAATCGGATGCCGGTGTTATGAGAATCAGGCACGTGGTCAACAATCCCAACTCGCTAATCAACAATGTAATCAATGATATTTTTCAGGATGAGGACGGGAAAGTTTGGTTTGCCACCAACAACGGGCTCAGTCGCTGGGATCCCCATACCAATGTCTGGCATAATTTTCTGAAAAGGGATAAAGAACAGGCCCTGATAATACTATCAGTATATGGTGACAGTCAGGGTAAAATATGGGCGGGCACCTGGTCTGAAGGGATCTATACTTTAGACAGAAAATCAGGCCGGGTGCTTGATCATTACTTTACACCTGGAGATGGGAACCTTGATCTTGGGGATTTTATATTCGATATAACCGAGGATAGTTCCGGAGATCTTTGGATTGCCGGTGTTGTTGAGAGAGTACTTCGTTACGATAGGGCAAACAGGCATCTTGTTGAGTACAATGAGGAACCGGTGTATGTACTCAAGGAACTCAATACAGAAGAGATGCTACTTGGCTGTACCTATGGACTGGTGAAGCTCAATAAGCAGACTCGTCAGATGGAGAGGCTGATCAATGGATACATTATCAATGATATCCTTGTGGAAGATAGGAAGGTATGGTGTTGTACAAGTGGAGGCGGACTACTCAGCATAGACCTGAACACTCGTGAGGAGGTCCTTTATTCCGTTGATAATGGACTGCCTTCAAATTTTTTAAACAGTATTCTTAGGCTTGGAGATTATTTCTGGTTGGGAACAGAAAACGGCCTCTGCCGTTTTGATCCGGCTTCCGGACAGGTTACTACCTACTCTTCAATATTGAGGCTGTCGAACGCTTCTTTCAACCCTCGTGCAGCATTTGTACTGCAGGATGGGCGACTGATCTTCGGTACCAACCTTGGGGCTATTCTATTCAATCCAGATGAACTCAAACCTTCAGATGAACAGGGGGAAATCTTTCTGCAAAATATCTTCGTGGCAGGAAGGACCATCAGAGACAGTGAAGTCTATGATCTGGTGGTTCCGGTTGATAAACTTGAGAAACTGAATGTTGATTATAATCAGACTGTTACTATAGAGATAGTGGCTAAGGGTACCATAGGACCTGAGACCAAGATCTCCTGGATGATTGAAGGAATGGATGAGCACTGGAGTGAGCCGTCGCTCAACCGGATGCTTACCTTTACTAACCTGCCCAGTGGAACTCATAATCTGAAGATAAGGCTGTTTAACAGCTCTCTGTCGCAGATCATTGATGAGCGCAGTTTGCTGCTCTCCGTAGATCCTCCCTTCTGGAGTACCTGGTGGTTTCTGACCTTTATTTTTGTTGGTGCTTCTGCCATAATTTTCTTTTCCGTGAGGTATCATATAAGTCTTTTGGAGAAACTTCACTCTGAAGAGAAGATCAGCTATTTTGCCAATATGGCACACGAAATCAGGACTGCGCTTACCCTTATTAGTGGTCCTGTGGAAGAGCTGCGTAAGGAAGGCTCCTATACCGAAAGGGGAAAATACTATCTTGATCTGGCCAGTAGCCAGATCATGGGACTTCTGAAACTGGCGACCCGTCTTCTTGACTTCCAGAAGTTTGACAGAAAGAAGCACCAACTTAAGTTTTCTAAGTTTGATGTTGTTAGCCTCATATTCCAGAGAATCAGCATGTTTGAGACCTATGCCAGGAGTAATGATATTAGTTTGGATTTTCAAAGCAACACGGAGTCATGTGAGGCTGTGGCTGATGTAGATCTTGTATCTCAGGTTTTCGACAACCTGATTTCCAATGCTATTAAGTACTCGAAGAAAGGCGGGAAGGTCGAGATCAGATTTACAGCCGAAAAGAGGCAATGGGTGTTCAGTGTCAGGGACTACGGAATTGGAATAAGTGAAAAGGGACAGAAGCATCTGTTCAAGGAATTTTATCGCAGTGACAATGCTGTCAACTCCGAAATACTTGGTTCTGGCATAGGTTTGCTGATGGTAAGGAACATTGTTGAAAGACACCTGGGTAAGGTCTGGTTTGAAAGCCGTGAAAACAAAGGGTCTGTATTTGTAGTCGAGATGCCTTATTTGTTTGATATGGCCCCGGAGACAGAATCCATGGATCCTGTAGCAGCTTCAGACTCTCCTGTTGAAAAAATCCTTGGCAACTTTTCGGCAGAGGACAGCAGCATAGAAAAGCATTCCAGCATCCTGGTTGTAGAGGATAATGACAAGCTGAGGAACTTCATGTATGCAGCACTAAGTTCCGAATTCACTGTAAGGACCATGGCTAACGGTAAGGAGGCATGGGATTATATAAAACAGGAATTGCCCGACCTGGTGATCTCTGATGTGCTTATGCCTGAAATGGACGGGTTTGAATTGTGCCGTCTGATAAAATCAGGATATGAGACTTCTCACATCCCTGTAATATTGCTTACTGCCTTGTCAGAGAAATCCGACCAGATGCATGGCATCGGCCTCGGGGCCGATGCATATGTGACAAAGCCATTTGATATGACTTTGCTGATAAGGCAGATTAGTACTATTATTTCCAACAGGAACCTGATGAGGGAGAGGCTATTGGATCCTGTTTCCGATGAAGCCACTGAAGGTCCGTTGCTGGAAAATGACCTGAATGAGCAATTTGTCAGGAGGGCCATGCAGGTTGTAAGAGACAATATGTCCAACCCTGAGTTTGGTAAGGACGATTTTGCCAGTCAGATGAATGTTAGCGGTTCCCTGCTATACAAGAAGGTGAAGAGCCTTACAGGGCTTTCCCCAACTGATCTTATCAAATCTGCGAGGATGAAGAAAGCGATGGATTTGCTTATTACAAAACGATATACAATTACCGAGGTAAGTGAGATGTGCGGATTCTCAAGTGTGGCTTATTTCAGCACCGTATTTCGAAAACATTATGGAAAACCGCCATCAGAATTTCTGCTATAG